One genomic window of Mercenaria mercenaria strain notata chromosome 2, MADL_Memer_1, whole genome shotgun sequence includes the following:
- the LOC123563134 gene encoding DNA-binding transcriptional regulator BolA-like isoform X1 — protein sequence MTTAYRNLLRLLRNSQYSQIKYMATAQMEKPVENSIRKKLTDTFQPAVLDVINESYMHSVPKGSETHFKVVVVADKFESLPLIKRHRLVNETLQEELQTGVHALSIVAKTPKQWEDSGGKVSKSPPCQGGAGL from the exons ATGACAACTG CATATAGAAATCTACTGAGACTTTTGCGTAACAGTCAGTACAGTCAAATAAAATACATGGCCACTGCTCAAATG GAGAAACCTGTTGAAAATTCAATAAGGAAAAAGTTGACAGATACATTTCAG CCTGCTGTCCTAGATGTGATAAATGAGAGTTACATGCATAGTGTTCCCAAAG GATCAGAAACTCATTTCAAAGTGGTTGTTGTTGCTGACAAGTTTGAAAGTCTACCTCTTATCAAG AGGCACAGGTTAGtaaatgaaacattacaggaagaATTACAGACTGGAGTACATGCTCTATCCATTGTA GCTAAAACACCCAAACAGTGGGAGGATAGTGGGGGCAAGGTGTCCAAATCTCCACCATGTCAGGGAGGAGCTGGATTGTGA
- the LOC123563134 gene encoding bolA-like protein DDB_G0274169 isoform X2, which translates to MATAQMEKPVENSIRKKLTDTFQPAVLDVINESYMHSVPKGSETHFKVVVVADKFESLPLIKRHRLVNETLQEELQTGVHALSIVAKTPKQWEDSGGKVSKSPPCQGGAGL; encoded by the exons ATGGCCACTGCTCAAATG GAGAAACCTGTTGAAAATTCAATAAGGAAAAAGTTGACAGATACATTTCAG CCTGCTGTCCTAGATGTGATAAATGAGAGTTACATGCATAGTGTTCCCAAAG GATCAGAAACTCATTTCAAAGTGGTTGTTGTTGCTGACAAGTTTGAAAGTCTACCTCTTATCAAG AGGCACAGGTTAGtaaatgaaacattacaggaagaATTACAGACTGGAGTACATGCTCTATCCATTGTA GCTAAAACACCCAAACAGTGGGAGGATAGTGGGGGCAAGGTGTCCAAATCTCCACCATGTCAGGGAGGAGCTGGATTGTGA